The genomic interval GGCGAGGTCTATGTGGAGGCCGCCCAGGCCGCGGGTGTCCGCTGGTACACCGTGCTCGCCCGGCACATCCTGCCGAACTCCGCCCAGCCCGTGCTGGCGCTGGCGGCAGTCGAATTCGGGATGGCGGTGCTGTCGGTGTCGGCGCTCAGTTTTCTCGGGTACGGCGCGAAACCGCCGACGCCGGAGTGGGGTTCGCTCATCTCCGAGGGACGTAACTACCTCGCTATCGCCTGGTGGCTGACGACCCTGCCCGGTCTGGTCATCATCGCGGTCGTGGTCGCCGCCCAGCACCTCGGGCGGGTCGTCGGACGGGGGGCCGACCGATGACCACCGAAACATCCCGGCACACCCAGCCGCTCACGCTGACACCCGGCACTGCACCGGGCGACCGGTCATCCGGGCAATCCACCGACACCGCATTGCTCACGGTGCGGGATCTGCGGGTGCGGTACCGATCCACCCATGGGCCGGTCAACGCGCTGGCAGGGGTGTCGCTGACGCTCGCGCGCGGTGAGGTGGTCGCGTTGGTCGGCGAATCCGGTTCCGGCAAGTCGACGCTCGGGCACGCGGTGCTCGGACTCCTCGGATCAGCCGCCGAAATCACCGGGGGTTCCGTCGCTTTCGACGGTCACGTGGTGCCGCACGGTGATGAGCGCGCCTGGCGGCGGTTGCGTGGGGCACACATCGGATTCGTGCCCCAGGACCCGGGGTTGTCGTTGAATCCGGTCCGGCGCGTGGGTGATCAGGTCGCGGAGACGCTGCTGGTGCACGGTCTGGCCGACCGCCGGACGGCTCGCGAACGCGCGGTGCGCTTGCTCGCGGACGCCGGGCTGGATCGGCCGGAGCTGCGCGCGTCCCAGTACCCGCACGAACTGTCCGGTGGCCAGCGCCAGCGGGTATTGATCGCGGCGGCGCTGATCGCGGAGCCCGACCTGGTCATCGCCGATGAACCGACCAGCGCCCTGGACGCCACGGTGGCGAGGAAGGTGCTGGACCAGCTCACCGCGCAGACCACGGCGCGCGGTACCGCGGTGCTGCTGATCACCCATGACCTGGCGGTGGCGGCCGAGCGAGCCGATCGGCTGATCGTGCTCAACGGTGGGGAGATCGTCGAAACGGGCGCTACCGCAGAGGTATTGGCTCACCCTCGACACCCGTACACCAAGCGGCTGCTGGCCGCCTCACCCAGCCTCGCCCCGTTCGAGGGCTTCCGGCCCACACGGACCGGCGATGCCCCGCCCCTGCTGGAGGTGCACGAGGTCCGTAAACGGTTCCACGCGAAAGCCGGTGGCGCGGTGACCGCTGTGGACGGCGTCGGGTTCGTCCTGCGGCGCGGGGAAACCCTCTCGCTGGTCGGCGAATCCGGCTCCGGGAAGTCGACCACCGCGCGGATCGCGTTGCGGCTCATCGACCCCGACAGCGGTTCGGTCACCTTCGACGGGCAGGACCTGACCGGGTTGCGTGGTTCGCGCCTGCGCGGGCTCCGGCAACGGTTCCAGGTGGTCTACCAGAACCCGTACGCGTCCCTGGATCCGCGCTGGCGGGTCGCCCGGATCGTCGAGGAACCGTTGCGCGCCTTCGGTATCGGTGATCGCACCGCGCGCCGGAGCCGGGTCCGGGAGTTGCTCGATCAAGTGGCGCTACCCGAGCGGTTCGCGCACCGCCGCCCGGCCGAACTGTCCGGCGGACAGCGCCAGCGCGTGGCGATCGCCCGTGCGCTCGCGCTGCACCCCGACCTGCTCGTGCTGGACGAACCGGTCTCCGCCCTCGACGCTTCGATCCAAGCGCAAATTCTCGAGCTACTGGACCGGCTGCAATCCGAGCTGGACCTGAGCTACCTGTTCATCTCCCACGATCTCGCCGTGGTGCGCCGCATCAGCGATCGGGTCGCGGTGATGCGGCACGGGCGCATCGTCGAAACCGGCAGCACCGCCGACATTTTCGACAACCCACAGCACGAGTACACCCGCGAGCTGCTGTCGGCGATACCGACGGCCGAACTGGAAAGGTCTGCCGCACATGGCTGATTCGACACTCTTGCTCGCGCTGGAGCTGCCCGGCACCGGCGTCCATCCGGCGTCGTGGCGGCGACCGGACTCGCGGGCCGAGGATCTGTTCACCGGCGGATACTGGGCGGACGCGGTCACGGCAGCCGAAAAGGCCGGCGTGGACGCGGTTTTCCTCCCGGACTCGTTCGGTTTGCAACCGGGCGGCCCCGGTGTCACCCGCGGCAGGCTCGACGCGGTGGCAATCGCGGCACGGGTCGCCGCGGCCACGCACGGGATCGCTCTGCTGCCGCAGGCCGCGGTCACACACACGGAACCGTTCCATCTGTCCAAGGCGATCGCCAGTCTGGACTTCGCCACGCTGGGCCGAGCGGGCTGGGAGGTTACCGTGTCGGCGACCGAGGCCGAAGCGAAAGCGTTCGGACGCAAGGAGGTTCAGGACGCGCGGGCGCTGTGGCACGAAGCCGACGAGGCCATCGAGGTGGCGACCCGGCTGTGGGACAGCTGGGAAGACGACGCCGAGATCCGCGACGTGCCCACCGGCCGGTTCATCGACCGGGACAAGCTGCACTACATCGACTTCGACGGCGACAACTTCTCGGTGAAGGGGCCCTCGATCACGCCCCGATCACCGCAGGGCCAGCCGATCGTGGCGGTACGAGCCGGGGATGCGGCCAGTACGGCCGTGGCGGTGCGGCGCGCCGACCTCGTCCGGATCACCGCGGCCACACCGGCGGAAGCTCGCATCCGGCGCGATGACCTGCGCGCCGCGCTCCGCGCGGCCGGTCGCGACCCCGAGACGGTACGGATCCTGCTCGATCTCGACGTCCATCTCGCCGATTCGGTCGAAGCCGCCGCCGCCGAGATCATCGAGCTCGATCAGTGGGCGGCCCCGGTCAGCACGCCGGAGGCGGCGACGGCGCCGCTGCGGCACCTCGGGACGACGGCGGGCTTGCGGGTACTGCTCGACGAGATCGCGGCACAGCGGGTCGCCGATGGTGTTGTTCTACGCCCCCTCGCCCTGCGGCCCGTACTGGCACGCCTACCCGGCCTGGAACGTAACCCTTTGGCCCACACCGCTTTTCGGCACCGCCTCGGCCTGCCGCGTCCAGTCAGCCGGTACGCGACCGCGCCGTCGAACTGAGAGAGCCTCATGACCGCGAAATCCCGCAAGCAGATCCACCTCGCCGCACACTTCCCCGGCGTCAACAACACCACCGTCTGGGCCGACCCCGAGTCCAAGAGCCAGATCGAATTCTCCTCGTTCGTACACCTGGCCCGCACGGCCGAACGCGGCCTATTCGATTTCTTCTTCCTCGCCGAGGGGCTGCGGCTCCGCGAACACCGCGACCGCATCCACGACCTGGACGTGGTGGGCCGCCCCGACACCTTCACCGTGCTCAACGCGCTCGCCGGGGTCACCGACAAGCTGGGCCTGGCCGGCACCATCAACACCACCTTCAACGAACCGTTCGAACTGGCCAAACAGTTCGCTTCGCTCGATCACCTCTCGGGCGGCCGGGCGGCATGGAACGCGGTCACCTCGTCGGACGCCTTCACCGGCGAGAACTTTCGCCGCGGCGGCTTTCTGGAGCACAGCCAGCGCTATCAGCGCGCCGCCGAGGTGGTGGCGGCGACCCGGGCACTGTGGGACAGCTGGCCCGACGACGCACCGGTGGTGGATCGCGCGGCGGGCGTGTTCGCACATGATGTCGCCGAAACCGTCTTCCGCAGTTCGCAATTCGACATTTCGGGCCGTTTCGTCCTGCCGCCGAGCCCGCAGGGCTACCCGGTGCAGTTGCAGGCCGGGGATTCCGACGACGGCCGGGAATTCGGGGCGGCCACCGCCGATGCCATCTTCACCGGTCACGGCACCCTCGAAGCCGGACAGCGCTTCTACACCGACATCAAGGGGCGGCTCGCGAAATACGGTCGTACACCGGAGGAATTGAAGATTCTGCCCGCCGCCACCTTCGTGCTCGGCGACACCGAGACCGAGGCGCACGAGCGGGCCCGGCACATCCGCCTGCAACAGGTGGGGCCACAGACCGCCATCGCGTTCCTCGAACAGGTCTGGGGCCGTGACTTTTCCGGCTACGACCCGGACGGCCCGCTGCCCGAGGTCGAACCGGCTGACAATGCCAACATCACCCGCGGGCGGGTGCGGCACGCGAAGGATCCGCGCGCGGTCGCCGAGGCCTGGCGCGCCAAGGCGGCGGCGGAGAAGCTGTCGATCCGCGAACTGATCATCGAGGTCACCGCCCGGCAGCAGTTCATCGGTACGCCCGCTCAGGTGGCCGCGCAGATCGACGAGTACGTGCAGGCCGACGCGGCCGACGGTTTCATCCTCGTCCCGCACCTGACCCCCGGTGGACTCGACGAATTCGTCGACCGCGTCGTCCCGGAGTTGCAGGAGCGCGGCAGTTTCCGCACCGAGTACACCGGGTCGACCCTGCGAGAACACCTCGGCCTGCGCCATCCCCGTCAGTCCCGCCACACCGTCCACGAAGGAGCCCGCGCGTCATGACCACGACCACCAGCACCGCCCCCGCCACCGAATTCGACACCGCCTGGGCGCTGTGGCACCACGCCCGGGAGGAGCAGCTGCGGGACCCGCTGGGCTTCCTGAGCCTCACCGCCCTGCATTGGCTCACCGACCAGCCCGAACGCCTGGACGACCTGCCCGGCACCTGGTGGGTGACCGACAACAAGGTCTTCATCACCGCCCAGCCCGGCGACCGCCTGGAGTTCGACGGCGCGGGCATCGCCGGGGTGCAGATCCTCGCCCCGGCCGAAGGCGCGCCCGGACTCGAAGTGCGGCACGGGGACCGGATCCTCGAGGTGATCCGCCGCACCGGCCACTATGCCGTGCGGGTCCACGATCCGGCGGCACCGGCACTGCTCACCTTCGACGGCATCCCGGCCTACGCACCGGACCCGCGCTGGGTCGTGACCGGCCGCTACCGGCCCTTCGACACGCCGCGCACCCTCACCACCGGCGCGGTCGTCGACGGGCTCGAACATCACCACACCGCCACCGGCACCATCGAATTCACGATCGGCGCGGTCACCGAGCAGGTGGTGGTCTTCGGCCACGGTGACGATCTGCGCGTGCTGTTCACCGACGCGACCAGTGGCGTGACCACCTACCCCGCGGCCCGTGCGCTCTCGATCGGCACGCCGGACCCGGACGGCACGGTCCGGCTGGACTTCAACCGCTCGGCGAACCTCCCGTGCGCCTTCACCGATTTCGCGACCTGCCCGATCGCGCCCGCGCAGAACCGGCTGCGCGTCGCCATCGAGGCGGGCGAGCAGCAGCCGAAGCCGGGGGCGGGTGATCAGCTGTGAGCGTCCCGCTATCGATCCTGGATCTGTCCCCGATCAGTGCCGGCTCCACCCCCCAGCAGGCGCTGCGCAACACCATCGATCTCGCCCAGCACGCCGAACAGTGGGGTTACCACCGGTATTGGCTGGCCGAACACCATTTCGTCTCGGTCGCGAGTTCGTCCTCGATCACCCTGATCGGGCTGGTCGCCGCGGCCACCTCCCGGATCCGGGTCGGGTCGGCGGCGGTTCAGGTGGGTCACCACACCTCGGCGTCGATCGTGGAGGCGTTCGGCACCATCGACGCGCTCTACCCGGGGCGGCTCGATCTCGGGCTGGGACGGTCCGGTCATCGGAGGGCGCAATTCGGTGCGGAGCCGACCCATCCCAAGCGCGAGCGGCCGCTGGTGGACACCGCGACCGGACGCACCGAGGTCCGCGACGGTGTGGTGATACCGCCGCCGTTCGATCCCCGGCGGGTCGCGGATCGCTCGAAGTATCTCGCGGGCCTGCACGCGCTGCATCAGGAGGGCGCGCAACCGCAGGACTTCGCCGAACAGGTAGACGACATCCGCGCGCTACTGGCGGGCACCTACCGGACGCCGGACGGGTTCGCGCTGCACGCGGTCCCGGGCGAAGGCGCGCAGGTCGAGGTGTGGTTGTTCGGCAGTTCGGCGGGGGTGAGCGCGGAAATCGCCGGCCGCCTCGGTCTTCCGTTCGCGGCGGCCTACCACGTCGCGCCGGGGACCGCGCTGGACGCGGTCGAGTCCTACCGCGCGGCTTTCCAGCCCTCGGCGCAGCTGGCCGAGCCGTACGTGGTGGTCTCGGCGGACGTCGTGGTTGCCGAAACAGACACGGCCGCAAAACATTTGGCGTCCACCTACGGCCATTGGGTGCACGGCATCCGGAGCGGGGCGGGCGCGCCGGAATACCCCGATCCCGGCACCGCCGGGCCGCTCACGGCCGATCAGGCTCGCTTGGTGGCGGACCGGACGACGACCCAATTCGTCGGTTCGCCCAACACGGTGAGCGAGCGCCTGGCCGCACTGCAGCGGGTCAGCGGCGCGGACGAACTGCTGGTCACCAGCGTCACCCATGCGCACGCCGACCGGCTGGAGTCGCACCGGTTGCTCGCCGAGGCCTGGAGCGTTCGCGCCGCCCGCGCCGCCTGAGCCCTGCGCGCGATGCCCAGACCCTTTGCGGGGCCTGGGCATTCGTGTGCAGGGCCACTGGGGCGTGGCGCCGAATGACCGGCGCGTTCTGTTCCGGCAGCAACCAGGCGCAGGGGATTCGGAGCCTCAGGCGCTGAGCGGCGCGGCCGTCACGCCGTATCCCAGGTTGGTGAGCACCTCGCTGGTCGCCTTCGCGAAATTCAGGGTGATGAAGTGCAGGCACGGCGCGCCCTCGTCGATCAGACGCTGCCCCATCTCGGTCGCGATCTCGATGCCGACCTCGCGCACCGCCGCCCGGTTCTCCTCCGAACCGTCACCGGCGGCCCGGTGCAACCGCTCCAGGACGTGTCCGGGCAGCGGACGGCCGCACAGCTCCTCGGCGCGCGCGACGGTGCGCAGCGAGGTGACGGGCATCAACTCGGGAATGATCGGCTTCTCCGCCTCGACCGGGTCGAACGCGGCCAGCCGATCCCGCAGGCGCAGATAGTGTTCGACGTCGAAGAACATCTGGGTGATCGAATACTCCGCCCCCGCGCGCAGCTTCGCGGCCAGGAACTCGGTGTCGTGCTCCAGGCTCGGCGACCGGTGATGGCCCTGCGGGAACGAGGCGACCCCGACATGGAAGTCGCCGAGATCGCGCACGATGCGCACCAGTTCCTCGGCGTATGCCACGCCCTGCGGGTGTTTTTCCCACTCGCCCAGCGGATCGCCCGGCGGATCACCGCGCAGCACCAGGATGTTCTTGATTCCCGAGTCGGCGTAAGCACCGACCAGTGAGCGCAACTCGGCGACGCTGTGCCCGACCGCGGTCAGGTGGGCCACCGGCAGCAGAATCGTCTCCTGTGCCAGCTGACCGGTCACCCGCACGGTGCGGTCGCGCGTGGACCCGCCCGCGCCATAGGTCATGGACACGAAGGCGGGATGCATGCGCTCGAATTCGCGCACCGCTCGCCACAGCCGGGCCTCGGCGGCGGCGTCGCGCGGCGGGTTGAATTCCACCGAGAACGGCACGGCACGGCCCCCCTGCGCCCGCAAGCTCTGTACAACCGAAGGGGTTCCAGAGACGTTCGGTGGCCGCCGCAAGTCATCGAAAGTCACCGGTCCAGTGTAGGGGGACCTGCACGTTCGACCTATTTCCTCCCAAATGGCGGGAAAAAGAGGGAACCCGCGCGACGCCGGTCAGCAGGGGCGCGCGTATCATTTTACTGGGCAGTACCCTCGCGGTGACCTGGTTGATATCCCGCCTCGGCCCCGAGCCCAAAACACCGACTTCCGCCGTGCTGGCACCAGTGCGGCCCGTGATCCACCTTGGAGGATGCCCTGTCCGCCGGACCAGGTACCCCGACCAGAACCCTGCCGTCGGCGGCCAACGGATCAGCCGAGGTGCACGGGGCGGCCTCCGCTACTCCCCAACTGGGCACACCCGGTTTCGTCACCGCCGTGGAAAAGGCTCTCACCGAGTTCTTCGCCGCCAAGCGCGCGACCGTCGACCCGCTGGGCGTCCCGTTCATCGAATCCGCCGAAGCGCTCGAGTTGTTCGTGCTGCGCGGCGGCAAACGCACCCGTCCGGCTTTCGCCTGGACCGGGTGGCTCGGCGCGGGCGGGACTTCGGACAGCCCCGAGGCAACCGCGGTACTGAGCGCCTGCGCCGCACTCGAACTGGTGCAGGCCTGCGCGCTGATCCACGACGACATCATCGACTCCTCCCGCACCCGCCGCCGTTTTCCGACCGTGCACGTCGACTTCGAACAGCGGCACCGCGAACGCGGCTGGGCCGGGGACTCCGCGCACTTCGGCAGCAGTGTCGCCATCCTCATCGGGGATCTGGCCCTGGCCTGGGCCGACGACATGGTCCACGCCTCCGGCCTGGACGACGCCGCCATCGGCCGATTCGCCCCGGTGTGGGCGCTGATGCGCACCGAGGTGCTGGGCGGGCAGTTGCTCGACATCAACGGTGAAGCCGGCGGCGACGACTCGGTCGAGGCCGCGCTGCGCATCAACCGGTACAAGACCGCCGCCTATACCGTGGAGCGGCCGTTGCACCTGGGCGCCGCCATCGCCGACGCCGACGCCGGACTGTTCGAGGCCTACCGCGAGTACGGCACCGATATCGGCATCGCCTTCCAGCTGCGCGACGACCTGCTCGGCGTCTTCGGCGACCCGGCCGTCACCGGCAAACCCTCCGGCGACGATCTGCGCGAAGGCAAGCGCACGGTGCTGCTCGCCGAGGCCCTGCGCCGCGCCGACGCCACCGACGTCGCCGCCGCGAAACTGTTGCGCACCAGCATCGGCACCGATTTGAGTGCCGACGACGTGGAGCGCCTGCGCGCCGTGCTCACCGAGCTCGGCGCGGTCGACGAGGTGGAAACCCGCATCGCCGACCTCACCGAACGCGGCCTCGCCGCTATCGACAACTCATCCGCCACCGAATCCGCGAAACAGTCATTGCGCGCGATGGCACTCGCCGCAACCAGGAGGACCGCATGAAAGCCGTTGTGGGACCAGCCGATCGAGTAATCACCGTCGGCACGGGCCCCGCCCCGCGCACGACCGGCAAGCGTCGTGGGAAGAGTTTCGTTCTCACCGAGCGCCGGATCATGATGGGTGCGGCGCTGCCCACTCGCCGTGCCATCCGACTACCGAAGTCCTGCGCCGCGACGGCGACCGCCGACGAACAGACCGGCGAATAATCTGACAGTCCGAATACCTCCGGCCACCCGCGGTGGTCGGAGGTATCGGCATGCGCTGAGGAGATTTCGATGAAAACCGTTGCGGGACCGACTGACCGGGTCGTCGTGGTGGGCGCAGGTCTGTCCGGGCTCGCGGCGGCGCTCTACCTGACCGGTGCCGGGCGCACGGTGACCTTGCTGGAGCGGGCCGATCATGTCGGCGGACGGGTCGGCGTCCATCGCGGGCCCGATTACGAGATCGACTCCGGCGCAACAGTTTTGACTTTGCCCGAATTGGTCACCGATGCGCTGGCCGCGGTAGGACGCACTCCCGAGTCCTGTTCACTGCGGATCCATCGGCTCGCACCGAGCTATCACGCGCGGTTCGCCGACGGCGCCGACATCCGGGTGTTCGCCGACGCCGAAACCATGGCCGCGGAAGTCGCCCGGGTCTGCGGACCGGCCGAGGCGCGACGCTACCGGCGGCTACGCGACTGGCTAGCGCGGATCTACGCCGCCGAGTTCACCGAATTCATGGACACCAACTTCGACTCCCCGCTGGACATGGTGCGGGAGCCGCGCAAACGCGCCGCCTTGCTGGACCTGGTGCGACTCGGCGGTTTCGGCCGCCTCGGCGCTCGGGTCGGACAGATCCTCGGGGACCGGCGACTGGCGCGGTTGTTCACCTTCCAGGCGCTGTACGCGGGCCTGCCGCCCGCCGAAGCGCTCGCGGTATACGGCGCGATCCCGCATATGGACACCTCGCTCGGTGTGTACTTCCCCGAGGGCGGCATGCGGGCGGTCGCCGCCGCGATGGCGGCGGCCTTCACCGACGCGGGCGGCACCCTCGAACTGGACACCGAAGTCGTCGGGATCGACTACGCGGGCCGGCGCGCCCGGCGCGTCTGCACCGCCGACGGGCGGGCCATCGACTGCGACGCCGTCGTGCTGACCGCCGACCTCGGTTCGATCGAACGGTTCGGCGTCCGCCGCCGGCGGTGGCTGCGCGCCTCCCCCTCGGCCGTCGTCGCGCACGGCACCGTTCCGGCCGAGGTCGCCGCGCGGTGGCCGGTGCAGGCGCACCACACCATCGACTTCGGCGCGGCCTGGGACGCCACCTTCGCTGAGCTCACCGCCCGCCGCGGCCGGTTGATGAGCGATCCGTCGCTGTTGCTGACCCGGCCCGCGCTGACCGATCCCGACCTGTTCATCGACCGCCCGGACGGCAGGCACGAACCGTTCTCGCTGCTGGCGCCGTGCCCCAATCTGGTTGCCGCGCCGCTGGATTGGGAGCGAATCGGGCCGTCCTACCTGCGCGAGCTGCTGGCGGTGCTGGAGCAGCGCGGCTACACCGGCATCACCGCGCACTTCACCGTGGACCATCTCGACACGCCGCGCACCTGGCAGGCCAAGGGCATGCTGGCGGGCACGCCGTTCTCGGCCGCGCACGTCTTCCGACAGACCGGTCCGTTCCGTCCGCGCAACTTCCCGGCCTCCAGCGACAACGTGGTTATCGCGGGTTGCGGCACCGTCCCGGGCGTCGGCGTGCCCACGGTGCTGCTGTCCGGAAAACTGGCGGCAACCCGGATTA from Nocardia goodfellowii carries:
- a CDS encoding polyprenyl synthetase family protein, with translation MEDALSAGPGTPTRTLPSAANGSAEVHGAASATPQLGTPGFVTAVEKALTEFFAAKRATVDPLGVPFIESAEALELFVLRGGKRTRPAFAWTGWLGAGGTSDSPEATAVLSACAALELVQACALIHDDIIDSSRTRRRFPTVHVDFEQRHRERGWAGDSAHFGSSVAILIGDLALAWADDMVHASGLDDAAIGRFAPVWALMRTEVLGGQLLDINGEAGGDDSVEAALRINRYKTAAYTVERPLHLGAAIADADAGLFEAYREYGTDIGIAFQLRDDLLGVFGDPAVTGKPSGDDLREGKRTVLLAEALRRADATDVAAAKLLRTSIGTDLSADDVERLRAVLTELGAVDEVETRIADLTERGLAAIDNSSATESAKQSLRAMALAATRRTA
- a CDS encoding LLM class flavin-dependent oxidoreductase is translated as MADSTLLLALELPGTGVHPASWRRPDSRAEDLFTGGYWADAVTAAEKAGVDAVFLPDSFGLQPGGPGVTRGRLDAVAIAARVAAATHGIALLPQAAVTHTEPFHLSKAIASLDFATLGRAGWEVTVSATEAEAKAFGRKEVQDARALWHEADEAIEVATRLWDSWEDDAEIRDVPTGRFIDRDKLHYIDFDGDNFSVKGPSITPRSPQGQPIVAVRAGDAASTAVAVRRADLVRITAATPAEARIRRDDLRAALRAAGRDPETVRILLDLDVHLADSVEAAAAEIIELDQWAAPVSTPEAATAPLRHLGTTAGLRVLLDEIAAQRVADGVVLRPLALRPVLARLPGLERNPLAHTAFRHRLGLPRPVSRYATAPSN
- the crtI gene encoding phytoene desaturase family protein, giving the protein MKTVAGPTDRVVVVGAGLSGLAAALYLTGAGRTVTLLERADHVGGRVGVHRGPDYEIDSGATVLTLPELVTDALAAVGRTPESCSLRIHRLAPSYHARFADGADIRVFADAETMAAEVARVCGPAEARRYRRLRDWLARIYAAEFTEFMDTNFDSPLDMVREPRKRAALLDLVRLGGFGRLGARVGQILGDRRLARLFTFQALYAGLPPAEALAVYGAIPHMDTSLGVYFPEGGMRAVAAAMAAAFTDAGGTLELDTEVVGIDYAGRRARRVCTADGRAIDCDAVVLTADLGSIERFGVRRRRWLRASPSAVVAHGTVPAEVAARWPVQAHHTIDFGAAWDATFAELTARRGRLMSDPSLLLTRPALTDPDLFIDRPDGRHEPFSLLAPCPNLVAAPLDWERIGPSYLRELLAVLEQRGYTGITAHFTVDHLDTPRTWQAKGMLAGTPFSAAHVFRQTGPFRPRNFPASSDNVVIAGCGTVPGVGVPTVLLSGKLAATRITGDVSPASGETAPTMALGFPAKH
- a CDS encoding LLM class flavin-dependent oxidoreductase — encoded protein: MSVPLSILDLSPISAGSTPQQALRNTIDLAQHAEQWGYHRYWLAEHHFVSVASSSSITLIGLVAAATSRIRVGSAAVQVGHHTSASIVEAFGTIDALYPGRLDLGLGRSGHRRAQFGAEPTHPKRERPLVDTATGRTEVRDGVVIPPPFDPRRVADRSKYLAGLHALHQEGAQPQDFAEQVDDIRALLAGTYRTPDGFALHAVPGEGAQVEVWLFGSSAGVSAEIAGRLGLPFAAAYHVAPGTALDAVESYRAAFQPSAQLAEPYVVVSADVVVAETDTAAKHLASTYGHWVHGIRSGAGAPEYPDPGTAGPLTADQARLVADRTTTQFVGSPNTVSERLAALQRVSGADELLVTSVTHAHADRLESHRLLAEAWSVRAARAA
- a CDS encoding methylenetetrahydrofolate reductase, whose protein sequence is MTFDDLRRPPNVSGTPSVVQSLRAQGGRAVPFSVEFNPPRDAAAEARLWRAVREFERMHPAFVSMTYGAGGSTRDRTVRVTGQLAQETILLPVAHLTAVGHSVAELRSLVGAYADSGIKNILVLRGDPPGDPLGEWEKHPQGVAYAEELVRIVRDLGDFHVGVASFPQGHHRSPSLEHDTEFLAAKLRAGAEYSITQMFFDVEHYLRLRDRLAAFDPVEAEKPIIPELMPVTSLRTVARAEELCGRPLPGHVLERLHRAAGDGSEENRAAVREVGIEIATEMGQRLIDEGAPCLHFITLNFAKATSEVLTNLGYGVTAAPLSA
- a CDS encoding dipeptide ABC transporter ATP-binding protein, translated to MTTETSRHTQPLTLTPGTAPGDRSSGQSTDTALLTVRDLRVRYRSTHGPVNALAGVSLTLARGEVVALVGESGSGKSTLGHAVLGLLGSAAEITGGSVAFDGHVVPHGDERAWRRLRGAHIGFVPQDPGLSLNPVRRVGDQVAETLLVHGLADRRTARERAVRLLADAGLDRPELRASQYPHELSGGQRQRVLIAAALIAEPDLVIADEPTSALDATVARKVLDQLTAQTTARGTAVLLITHDLAVAAERADRLIVLNGGEIVETGATAEVLAHPRHPYTKRLLAASPSLAPFEGFRPTRTGDAPPLLEVHEVRKRFHAKAGGAVTAVDGVGFVLRRGETLSLVGESGSGKSTTARIALRLIDPDSGSVTFDGQDLTGLRGSRLRGLRQRFQVVYQNPYASLDPRWRVARIVEEPLRAFGIGDRTARRSRVRELLDQVALPERFAHRRPAELSGGQRQRVAIARALALHPDLLVLDEPVSALDASIQAQILELLDRLQSELDLSYLFISHDLAVVRRISDRVAVMRHGRIVETGSTADIFDNPQHEYTRELLSAIPTAELERSAAHG
- a CDS encoding DUF1684 domain-containing protein; this translates as MTTTTSTAPATEFDTAWALWHHAREEQLRDPLGFLSLTALHWLTDQPERLDDLPGTWWVTDNKVFITAQPGDRLEFDGAGIAGVQILAPAEGAPGLEVRHGDRILEVIRRTGHYAVRVHDPAAPALLTFDGIPAYAPDPRWVVTGRYRPFDTPRTLTTGAVVDGLEHHHTATGTIEFTIGAVTEQVVVFGHGDDLRVLFTDATSGVTTYPAARALSIGTPDPDGTVRLDFNRSANLPCAFTDFATCPIAPAQNRLRVAIEAGEQQPKPGAGDQL
- a CDS encoding NtaA/DmoA family FMN-dependent monooxygenase (This protein belongs to a clade of FMN-dependent monooxygenases, within a broader family of flavin-dependent oxidoreductases, the luciferase-like monooxygenase (LMM) family, some of whose members use coenzyme F420 rather than FMN.), translated to MTAKSRKQIHLAAHFPGVNNTTVWADPESKSQIEFSSFVHLARTAERGLFDFFFLAEGLRLREHRDRIHDLDVVGRPDTFTVLNALAGVTDKLGLAGTINTTFNEPFELAKQFASLDHLSGGRAAWNAVTSSDAFTGENFRRGGFLEHSQRYQRAAEVVAATRALWDSWPDDAPVVDRAAGVFAHDVAETVFRSSQFDISGRFVLPPSPQGYPVQLQAGDSDDGREFGAATADAIFTGHGTLEAGQRFYTDIKGRLAKYGRTPEELKILPAATFVLGDTETEAHERARHIRLQQVGPQTAIAFLEQVWGRDFSGYDPDGPLPEVEPADNANITRGRVRHAKDPRAVAEAWRAKAAAEKLSIRELIIEVTARQQFIGTPAQVAAQIDEYVQADAADGFILVPHLTPGGLDEFVDRVVPELQERGSFRTEYTGSTLREHLGLRHPRQSRHTVHEGARAS